The genomic interval gtttacttgccttatagactcatggtttcttcgagtttgttactgcaccattattattacaataaattgtaataatctttggaaaaacaagaaatcatatctaagtctatcttgaggtaattaagtcattcagcttttatggttttctcagaggcttgccatatactaagcttctatggtggagtccagaaaaacacctatgcttatcactcttccatagttatgactttacctcctaaagtaaacacaaaaccccgaggttgacttattattgtccctatccgattggaagtcaaaatccatgcaacccacagggaccaaattaactgccttgtaagctagcatataatctctagttcctctaaggtactttaatatatgctttactgcagtccaatgtccttgtctagggttactttgatatctgctaactatgcccttggcaaaacagatttctgatctcgtgcatagcatacattaggttgtctaactgccgaagcataactgcctacatgtcctcaatctcctttgatgtcatcggagacatctctttagataaagacactccatgcttaaaaggtaagaaacctttctaggagttttgcatgcttaaaatgagcaaggatttttccgatgtatcaagcttgggataagtaaaatatattttttcttgcgatcccttattactttgatctcaagaatatatacattctcccaagtcctttatatcgaattgtttggacaaccatacccttacttctgacaacattttgatattgtttccaactaccaaaaatgttatctacgtatagtacaagaaataccaccacgcttccatcacaccttttgtatacacaagacttatccggttactaaatccatacatctggattactttgataaaccggatgttccaagaccttgaagctttgcctcagtccatagactgattgagcttgcacacaagatgctcttagccctttgcaatgaacccttctggttgctttatatggatgctttcttcaagacttccattaaggaatgctgtcttgacatcctcttgccaaatagataaaagaatctggatagacttaagcatggctgccagtgaaaaagtttccttttttatcaagccttgctttgaaagttactaccttcctgtctatccctcttttcctattatagacctttttacacccaacggcttttacaccatttggtgattctacaagcttccagattttattagaatacatatattctaattcttttattcattactctttgccaagatgctgcatctttatcttggagtgcttcatcatatgaccggagatcaggttcatgccctccagggatcgagtccaaaaactctcccaaaacatgaacctatttaggttgcataacaaccctcccactacaacaagacactttctgtaattgtgtatcaatttgtgatacgtgttgcagttttcttgtggtatctcatcttgtacagttggtactaggttagacatgtcctttattatttccttaagaacaaatttacttatgagcacgtgattcaatatatagtctttttctaaaaaatcagttattgatgctaacaatgaccttctgatttttaagactataaacctacttttgtttatctaggataacttacaaacaagtgaactcctatccaacttatcattgtctctctttaacatatgtgctggattacccgaatccgaatatgcttcaaaataggttttcacctattcagcaattctatatgagtagagagttctaacttggaaggtactatgttcactttcgttttcagagtttatccttaaaataaatttggtaattttctgaataactcatcatctatctaattatttcataagagtcctttaccttctttctactacaccattctgttggggtgtaccaggtgcagttagttgggattgaatccctacttttgataagtgactcctaaattctcccaagaggtacttgccactacgatcttaccatagtgacatttactttaacatttctccgcatcagccttgtactctttgaactaatcaaagtacttagtcttgcggtacattaagtaaatttatttgtatcttgaatagttgtctataaaatagacgaaatattcaatactacctcttgtctggatagtcataggatcacacaaatcagaatgaaccgatttcaacatatctttgactccataccccttggacttaaaagcttcttggttattttccttccaagtaagactcgcaggttggaaagatttccactaccaatgaacccaaaagttcatcagctaccaatgaatcctacttaagtataacctagctttaggtgccaaagatataattggttcatttccgaaggttgctttctcttaaaattagaagatgtgttactaatttttatttgttgcatcgtgagagttattggattataaattgtcaaccatcataccagaatagataacttccctatttttcttgataacaactttgttatcaaaatagacacaatatctataatagtttagaaactgaaatcaggttctttctaaacttggtacgtaaagacaattacttaaaatccatattttattcttatcaaaggataaaaatctcccactgcaatagctaccacttttacagtagtgcccatgtggacggtgatttacctttcatttagttgtcgggtttcctggaaccctgcaatgaattgcagacatgattaatgacatcttgtatctacactccaggttctggtagataacaccactaggcatgtttcaactaatgaattaaatacacctaaattgttcttagttctaagaagatagtctaccttaatgtccaagtcctatttccaatcattacaattgggactactaagtcttttctatagtatgactactagggattgacaaacatcctaagaatctcaaaaatatttggtcaagatcaactccttaaaatctccataaattttgtgtatacaaaatcgaagaggagattttattcattaattttattatctcgtcaactttactttataacgaataaaattaatagttgatctgtctttgatcaaatatttggtcaaaactctttgaatttaaaataatattgcttcctcaaacaatattatttaaatttaccaacacctcaaacaccgtgaattttgcatgccacgttagtgtggacgtatacaaattcatcatttgtaagaggagggttttacccattgactatcttgtcaatataactttttgacaaataaaattacctcaaacaccatgaatcttgtatgccacgttagtgtggacgtatacaaattcaaacatttgtaagaggggtttattaattttattatattgccaatctagttttatgacaaatcaatagttgatttccttttggtcacacaagtgatagtagtgactcattggggaggatactattaaatgtgtctaagtgtataccattacttgacactaagtccattaataagattatgccccttccgttggggaagatcacacgcctttaATATTccgtcatccaaaatggaagtcagagtgatgatgatgatggccggccacaccaagaaacaaaagaggaGCTTGTtgatgcatcacttacaaaccagtaatggagaccatgggatttacttaaaatcctctcacacttagttatttataaatgaggaattttaactatgctagcctactaaatatgcatactaacaagcacacacaacacagcataaaaagcaataaatagaaaaactaattttcaactattatggcttttatctattgttgtcctccgtgtgtcaccaaccctagctgctgccatctttggtcactgccaccgggtctagttgtcgcatccatcttgctccttgttccgctgcgcctctggtccttaaaaggttccacgccttgcaagactcgatccgcgacataaatagaattttatatttttcgatcctatattcctcgaaggaatgtacatgtatctagatcaaaaaataaaatcctaataaaactaaatacagctcctgctgtattttataatacaatcatgcacacacaataaaatgtccttgacatgtccaagggtccaatcacacacataataactataagccataatagttggatcctgcatccacaaagttagcacatcctactattaatctgcctaaattatgtatgacatgtgcataattaaactaataccaaatacacagaggcaatacccttgctctgataccaattgttggttgctactcgaaaaacctagagattccactgtacaaaaattttgtacaaaggtctgaaccttttcctagctaccatgtgttcttttaaattaaattttggatcgcctgcggaacttaacacgtttgatccaaaacttaatctatttgttctttaaggtttagacttggatctcctgcggaacttaacacgtttgatccaaatcacctaagttattaattccattaaatattaatttccataattggttcccagtactgacgtggcgaggcacatggccttcttggatatgggaacaaccaccaccgactagacaaaaccttttatggaaagctaatatttaatatcctaaaataactttaggtcaaccaaaaagaacaatcaaatcacaaggaaaagaaaaataaaagaacacaacttcgaaaaacatattcgaaatactagaatcgtaagcctcttgtatttggtattatttccataaataactagtatgatgcggaaaggaaaaattactagttatacattctaaaaagaccttttgatcttctaccgtattcctcttctaacctcggacgttgtgtgggcaacgatcttccgagatgagaaccaccaagcaccttcttcttccttgcaagtttcggccaccacaattctccaagagaagtagaggtccggccaccaccaccaagctccaagggatgcaagaaacaaaaccacctttctctcttcttctcctagctagaaccgccaccatcaagagctccaagatgagaataagaagaagagaagaggaagaagctatggccggccaccaaggaggaaaagagaagaagaaaagaatagagttgattaccctgaaggcacctctacccctcttttataatccttggtcttgacaaataaggaaattttaataaaaattccttaattcttttgtcataaaaacgaaaaattatttttattaatacatAATttgcttcttttaataataatggccggccacttctaattcccaaaacaaggaaaatttaattcacacaagaattaaaacttcctaatttgtttctagaaatttataaaaatttctccaataattttatcccttcatgattggttaataaaaggaaattttataaattaaaatctttcttttaaataagtgaatgatttccaaaaaggaaagttatctctaaaaattaaaatctcctttcgatctacaaataaggaaagatatcaaatcttttcttaatcttttgtagaaacttataaaagagaatatttaatttttaaactctcttttaaatcatgaacatggttaaaaatgaaagtttttcttaaaattaaaatctacctttcaatctacaaataaggaaagatttcaaatcctttcttaatcttttgtagaaagctataaaaggaaagatttaaattttaaactctcttttaaaatcatggtatccacataagaaaaaattttaaataaaataaattcccttttgaTATGATGTAGCCGGCCACCtaaccttgggctccaagctattggccggccacctttaggcttggccggccctaagctggagcttcaagcttggcttggccgacccctattggttgggtaagaaggtgggtatgtggtgggtataaatctctatatacaagaggctacgatagggaccgagaggaggaattggttttggtctcccgatgaaattaagcttcccgtgttcgcccaacacacaacttaattccatcaataataattcattccactaaagaactattattgaactatcgcaccaatcccaaattacattttgggctccttcttattatgagtgtgttagtctcctgtttaagttgccaaatgtccactaattaagcgagttactaacaactcatttaattaatatcttagtccaagagtagtaccactcaaccttatcgtcatgtcggactaagtccacctgcagggtttaacatgacaatccttatgagctcctcttgaggacattctcaacctagatcactaggacacagtttccttctataatcaacaatacacactataagtgatatcattttccaacttatcgggcttattgattcatcgaactaaatctcacccattgataaattaaagaaataaatatcaaatatatgtgcttgttattatattaggattaagagcacacacttccataataactgaggtctttgtttctttataaagtcagtataaaagaaacgacctctaatggtcctactcaatacactctaagtgtactagtgtaattatatagttaagataaactaatacctaattacactacgaccttccaatggtttgttcctttccattatggtcgtgagttactgtttataatttataaggtactgataacatgatcctctgtgtgtgacaccacacaccatgttatctacaatataaattaattgaacaactacatttatcataaatgtagacatttgaccaatgtgattcctatttctagataaatgtttataccaaaagcttacTTCTTTTTCagtcttttattttgtttatgcaagtgttagtttaactAAGCTGCAAATGATTGAAGAAGGTTGGTTTTATTTCGCTGGGCTATTctccccctctagccgaccgccaacggtcctacaccttacagaaataaaatctaaaaacTAAGCTCAAATAAAAACATATATAGCAACATAAGAAATAATGAAAAGCTACGCTAGGTGTTGCCGATCAAAATTGAAGTGTGAGGTTGCAGCGTATCATAGCACGGAGAGCAAGAGAGCACTAAAGAATGAGAATGAATAAGAGATTGAGTGAATTGGTGATCGTCAAGCTCTGCCTTGAGGCTTTTTACATAGCCTCTGTCTATTGCTGACAAGATATCCTTTGGTCGATTGGAAGCTCCTCGATTGTCTAAATGATGCTGATGTGGATGCAACATCTATCAAATAGATAATGTTAACCGTGTTCTCCGATAGCTTGATCATCCTCCAATCACCTAGAGAGGGGATTAATCTGATCTTGATTTGACTCACTCGAATTACTAGATAACATTATTTCTCGGTCGCTTGGAAGCTACTCTAGTCGTTCGTATGCTCCAATCGCCCTGACTCAGAATTGGTCGTCTGGACCCTTTGATTTCTCTCGCCGAGAGTTATCACCAACTAGTCTCTCGGACTCCCTTCGACCACCTGGAACTATCGAAATTTACTTCTCTACAATTGTTACATATAATGAGTATGATAGAAAATGTAAAGTTACTCGCACTTACTTTTTTTCTAGATGCTCAACTTCTAGCTAACTTATCTAAACAAAGGTGTCAAGCTATAGCTCCCAATTGATTCAACTTGGACTTGTCAACCAAGTCTTCAACTCCCAACTTACTCTAGTTTAACTTGTTTGTCAAGCCTTCAGCTCTCAACTAACTCTACTTGGAATTGATTCTTCTAGCTCCTAGCTAGGATTTTCTTGTTTGGTTTCAACTAAGACTTAACTCATGTCTAATTCCCAATCAGTCTTCAGTCGCCTAACACCACTAGGACTTAGTCACTGTCTGATTCTCAACTATGACTTCACTTTATCTAGTTTCACTAGGACTTTGTCGTTGCTTGATTTCTAATTATGACTTTACCATTTGTCAAATAATCTGCTCCTACATACTTGACACAACTTATTTGATCGTAACAAACCTAACTTTAACCTTAGATATACATCAAAACTCTGGATTAAATATTGTGTTCCTAGTACAaacaatcttttcctttttttttatagtATGAAAACTAAATTAAAGTTAGTAAACAATAATCAAAAGATAAATTTGGAATTTTATATTCAttgtataaaataaatataatggtTATACATGAATATATTAATTTAAGACATAACTTCCTTTAATTAGTACCCTTAATTATATAGGATTTGTTTAAATTGGAAAGTTAAAGACAAATTTTCAATTGAAATTTTCTTGACTTTAATCCTTATTTTTATCTCCCTCTCCTTTTTTTAATACATTAAAATTGGTTAATATGTAAATATGAGATAAAAGCTTAAGTCAAGCATATAGTCATGCAAGGTTAAGTAAATAAATGAAGCAGATAAATAATTTACTAAGAGATAAGTCAACTGTAAAATAGAATTCAAGTCCTAGGATAAGTCAAAAAGTTTAAATCAAGTACAGTAAACTACTTGTCAAACTAATAAACAGGTGTCTGAAAATAAGTTAAGACGAATTGGTCTTTGTCAGAAGGTGTTATCGGCTCGCATGAGCAACATGTCCATGATCTCATTCACATGATTCGTTAGAAGCTGAAATCCGCAAGTGATGTCCTCGAGTCAGATTTGGAGAAATTGGGATTTAGGTGACTCATGGAATATTATAAGATTATATTGACTGACACTTGGTGTTGCGTTTAGTTAAAATAGGACATTTGTCAGATTTGGAGAAATCATGATTCGGAATTATATAGCGTATCTTGTTGATCCTCGTAAAGGAGTTTCTTCCATACATGAGAAGGGATCCACAAGTTGACTGAAACAAGTATGTGTTCTTGTCGTCGACAATATCTGAGAGACATATATTTGCGATATCTTATATTTGTGATCCacttcaacttttttttttttttttttttttttttttttttttttttttttgtattcctACAATGTAGTTATCTTGAATCTCTATTTGTATTCCTATATCTTGATGTCTGCCATCTATGAGGAACACAAAGACGAGGAAGGTTTTCTTTACATGGCATACAGCGGCGAGAACACATTTGGTGGCTATGGAGATCGAACGATGATGAGATTGTCATCATTTGTGATCCTATCTGaaattgatgaagatgttcaactgAAAATGTGACTTCAAAGTTAACGCGGCGAAGACTCTACGTAACCCTACAATACAAAAGTGTCAGTGTCGGGATGGGAAGGGATTCCTAGTATTGATCcgctgacgctcaagttagtatcCGGTGcgtagaagaaaaggaaaattatagcTAAGCGTGTGTAGAATGGAGTTACGTATACCTCCTGCTGTAAATAGAAACCCCTTTTTATAATATCCTTATAGTGTTCATGTACGCATCCCAAAGTGTAGACATGTTTTTCTAGATGTCCTAAGAAAAGATAAATCGAAAAATGTCCTTAACATTATTCCCTAAAAAATCATGCAATTTTTTGATATGACAACCTAGAAATTTCTAAAGTATGATTGTCTACCAGACATGTCCTGTTGTCAGCGACATAAACTCTCAAAAGGATATGATAAGATATTTAGTGGGGTCATGCGCAACCGACAAGAGTCCACTCGGCTGAGTTGCCCCTGCTCGGTAGTGTCCTTAGGACCTACCAGCTCGTCTCTTTCCTTGCTTCTTGATCATCGTCGGTTATCTCCATCTGACTGGACATAGAGCCTGATTAGCGAGACCAACTGTTGCTTAACTTTCTTTGTGGTCGGAAGATTATTTTATCCGGTAGGGCAATGCCCATCTTACTTGTCCCCTAAACTTGTGTTGTCTGTTCAGCCATACTTGATATGTTTGATCGACTTAGACACCTCTCTTGGCTTTATCTTCCACCTCGGTCAGTCTTTTTTACTTTCAACTTACGTTTGATGGGATCCCTCAAATCAATTCAATAGGATGAAAATAATAAGAGCAAATTgtgtatatatttttgatattGATGTAAGTTTATGTTCCATAAAGATGAACTCAAGTTGGAAACTCAGTCACATGTAACTCATTGTGGTAAAAAATGAATACGTTTGTCCCCAGTgctcccgtcaatccgtcccaatGCCAACATGGAGAAGGTAAATTACAAgcaactactagcctttggaatagtgactatcacataagagaggtatttacctcagctttaccgagattcgaaccccagaccttatTATGATAATATCTTATGTGTTaatcactagacccatccgaggggacagtCACATGTAACCCATGAACAATGGTGACATTTGTTCTAGTTTAATAATGTACTCAATGATATAGTGCATCGCTCTTTTATTTCGAATCATTTTTCGAATTGTTTTCGATTTTGCAATTCTAAACTTGAAAGTAATTAGTAATAGTGCATATCGATTTATCAAAAACATACATTGTCGATGCATATGCAGTCATTGGCTATAAAATGAAAGGCTCTAATTTCATTTCACTTCATTTGGCGAGCAGTTCGTTGACTAGGGCTTCCATGTTTACCCAGGAAGGTCCACCTTGTTCCCATGCCTTCTTAGCCGCCGCCATCATCTCCTCCGCCTTCGCCCTCACTCTCCTTCCTTCATCGCTCTTCCCCATTAACGTCCTCACTCCCCTCTCCAACTCCTCCGCCTTCACAAAGTTGTCATTCGCCCTCTCCACCTTCAGCTGCAGCGCCACCCCCATCTCCTCCTCCATCACCACCGCGTTCGAATGCTGCTCCGCATACAGCGGCCACCCCAGCAAGGGGACCCCGCACTGCAGGCTCTCCAGGCACGAGTTCCACCCGCAGTGCGTCACGAATCCCCCCACCGACCGGTGAGCTAGTATCTCCGCTTGCGGCGCCCACGACGGCCATACCATCCCCCTCGCCTTCGTCCGCTCCAGAAATCCCTCCGGCAGCACCTCCTCCAGCTTCGCATCAACCGGCTTCCGCATCCCGAGCACCTCTTCCGACGCCACCCGCAGCGCCCATAAGAACCGGCACCCGCTACGCTCCAGCCCCGCTGCTATCTCCCCCACCTGCGCCGCGTTGAAGCAGCCTTTGCTACCGAAGCAGAGGAACACCACCGAGCGTGCCGGCTGCCCGTCGAGCCACGCGACGCACTCTTGCTGCCGACTTTTCTCGCCCTCCTCGCGCGCTATCAGCGGGCCGACTGGATACATCGGCGGGGTCCGACGGCCGGGCGCACAGAGACCCTCATCCAGCGCCCGCAGCGTCGCCGGCTCAAGATCCGTGAATGTGTTGACCACGATGCCTTTAAGCTCGGAGTAGCGCCGGCCATGGTGGACGAAGCAAGTGTACCTCCCGCTCTTCTTCCTCATGAAGGGCGACGGCATCGAGATCGGCGGGATGGGGCACACGCCCGGTACCCTCACCTCTTCTTGCATCTCCTCGAACTCCACGGGGAACTTCTCATCGAGGGTTGGGAGATAGAGCATAAGAGCGAGGAAGGCGGCGTTGGAGGCGAAGTAGACATAGCAAGGAACACCGAGTTCGGCCGCGACGTCGATCGCTCCGGTGGCAAATAAGTCGACGATTAAAGCGGCCAAAGGGGAGTCGCCAGAGCGCAAGAGGTCATGGAGGGCGGATTTGATATGGTGGTTTTGCTTCTCCATGTAGGCGGAGATGAAATGCTCCGGTCCGTCGGCGTCCTTGGGCGGATCGACGGGCTGGATATTCCGGAAGTCGATGTCAAGGCCGGAGGCGGCGATGGTGGCGATATAGTCGCCAACGGGAAAGGTGGTAGGGACAGGCACCATGAGAACGGTGACGGAGAAGTGGTAGCGGTGGAGGAGTTTGGCCATCTCGAGCAtggacatgatgtggccgacgGCAGGGATCGGGAGGAGCACCACTCTAGCTTGAGCCATGTTCTCGCAGTGTTCCAGAAAGGCAAATGCTACTCTTCTTATctgaagttttattttttctgGCGTGTGCCCATATTCTTGTGTTCCAGATAATTTGATAGCAAAAGggactcaattttttttaaatttttttatttagttggtATTGGTAACCAATTCTTATTAACTTGGATGATTGATCATCAATAGGAGGAAAAATCCCTTATCCTAACACTTGTAGGATCTGCACTTAAAATTCTAACCACTACACGTAACCCAAGACTTATCTAAAGTATTTAGATTGTACTTACATTAACAATTATTTTAACTTGAGCTAATAcaaattttatcaaatattttttaaaaattatttataacccTTTTAATTTTCTCCAACTAAATATCatataaaatattcatttttaaaGTGTTAAGAAAATGAAGGGAAAA from Zingiber officinale cultivar Zhangliang chromosome 6B, Zo_v1.1, whole genome shotgun sequence carries:
- the LOC121989625 gene encoding UDP-glycosyltransferase 88B1-like, whose protein sequence is MAQARVVLLPIPAVGHIMSMLEMAKLLHRYHFSVTVLMVPVPTTFPVGDYIATIAASGLDIDFRNIQPVDPPKDADGPEHFISAYMEKQNHHIKSALHDLLRSGDSPLAALIVDLFATGAIDVAAELGVPCYVYFASNAAFLALMLYLPTLDEKFPVEFEEMQEEVRVPGVCPIPPISMPSPFMRKKSGRYTCFVHHGRRYSELKGIVVNTFTDLEPATLRALDEGLCAPGRRTPPMYPVGPLIAREEGEKSRQQECVAWLDGQPARSVVFLCFGSKGCFNAAQVGEIAAGLERSGCRFLWALRVASEEVLGMRKPVDAKLEEVLPEGFLERTKARGMVWPSWAPQAEILAHRSVGGFVTHCGWNSCLESLQCGVPLLGWPLYAEQHSNAVVMEEEMGVALQLKVERANDNFVKAEELERGVRTLMGKSDEGRRVRAKAEEMMAAAKKAWEQGGPSWVNMEALVNELLAK